From one Microbulbifer sp. A4B17 genomic stretch:
- a CDS encoding efflux RND transporter periplasmic adaptor subunit produces the protein MIRDTSGQDTKIEAVPVWKNKKVVKASVFAGLTVAFLTWGISSWHSNSSVDSTLSLHQINIAQVQRGDLVRDLVVQGQVVAANSPTLFSPAQGIVKFAVKAGDTVDEGQLLATVDSPELSNQLAQENAQLNQLTVNLQRQKIQAKRQHMENQQKADLAKVNLTAAKREMRRAELSMEKQIISRLDFEKTKDDMARAQLEYEQAVQNAGLEKESLTFETQNLELQVSQQRLQVEETERRVRELNIISPVNGTVGSLAVAQRSAVGANTPLITVVDLTSFELEAKVPENYADDLGISMAVAINLSGKELPGEITAISPEVINGQVVARVRFTEGQPKKLRQNLRLTARILLENRNNVLLVKRGSFLDQSGGNHAFRLNSEQQAERVSIQIGAFGLKQVEIVSGLQEGDRIIISSSEELENAQLVALTD, from the coding sequence ATGATTAGAGATACTTCCGGACAAGATACCAAGATAGAAGCCGTGCCGGTTTGGAAGAACAAAAAGGTCGTCAAAGCCTCAGTATTTGCCGGTTTGACAGTGGCATTCCTGACCTGGGGTATCAGCTCCTGGCACAGCAATAGCTCCGTCGACAGCACCCTCTCCCTGCATCAAATCAATATCGCCCAGGTCCAGCGAGGAGACCTGGTGCGGGATCTGGTGGTTCAGGGCCAAGTGGTCGCCGCAAATAGCCCCACGCTTTTCAGCCCGGCCCAGGGCATTGTGAAGTTTGCAGTGAAAGCTGGGGATACCGTTGACGAAGGGCAATTGCTGGCCACCGTCGACAGCCCGGAACTATCCAATCAGCTGGCCCAGGAAAACGCCCAACTCAACCAGCTGACGGTGAACTTACAGCGCCAAAAAATCCAGGCCAAACGCCAGCATATGGAAAACCAGCAAAAGGCCGACCTGGCCAAAGTCAACCTCACCGCTGCCAAGCGGGAGATGAGACGCGCTGAGTTGTCGATGGAAAAGCAGATTATCTCGCGGCTGGACTTTGAAAAAACCAAGGACGATATGGCCCGCGCCCAGCTGGAATACGAACAAGCCGTACAAAATGCGGGACTGGAAAAAGAATCACTGACCTTTGAAACCCAGAATCTGGAACTCCAGGTTTCACAACAACGCCTTCAGGTAGAAGAAACTGAGCGCCGAGTGCGCGAGCTGAACATTATCTCACCGGTCAACGGCACCGTTGGTAGCTTAGCTGTGGCGCAGCGCAGCGCTGTGGGCGCCAATACGCCGCTTATTACAGTCGTCGATCTCACCAGTTTCGAGCTGGAGGCCAAGGTGCCGGAAAACTATGCCGATGACCTGGGCATCAGCATGGCTGTGGCAATCAATCTCAGTGGAAAAGAATTACCCGGGGAAATTACCGCAATCTCCCCTGAAGTCATAAACGGCCAAGTGGTTGCTCGGGTCCGTTTTACTGAGGGCCAGCCGAAAAAGCTGCGACAAAATCTCCGTCTCACCGCCCGCATACTGCTGGAAAACCGCAATAACGTACTGCTGGTCAAACGCGGTAGCTTTCTCGATCAAAGCGGTGGCAACCATGCCTTTCGTTTGAACAGCGAACAACAGGCGGAGCGAGTTTCCATCCAGATAGGCGCCTTTGGTTTAAAACAGGTGGAGATTGTCTCAGGCCTACAAGAGGGAGACAGAATCATTATCTCCTCTTCGGAGGAACTCGAAAATGCCCAGCTGGTTGCGCTAACAGATTAA
- a CDS encoding SulP family inorganic anion transporter, producing MFPSLLSSTKADWFGNIRRDILAGLVVALALIPEAIAFSIIAGVDPRVGLYASFCIAVVIAFVGGRPGMISAATGAMALLMVTLVKEHGLQYLLAATLLTGVLQIIAGYLKLGSLMSFVSRAVVTGFVNALAILIFLAQMPELIGGTWEVYAMTAAGLGIIYLFPYIPVIGKAVPSPLVCILLLTAVAVTMGLDIRTVGDMGELPDTLPVFLWPEVPLNFETLQIIFPYSAGLAVVGLLESLMTATIVDDLTDTTSDKNRECKGQGIANIAAGTLGGMAGCAMIGQSVINVKSGGRGRLSTLVAGIGLLTLVVFISDWVAVIPMAALVAVMIMVSIGTFDWSSIRNLKHYPLSTNLVMLATVVVVVWTHNLAYGVFVGVLLASLFFANKVSHFMYVSSSLDEKQSRRTYKVIGQVFFNSADKFTASFDFKEVVDTVVIDLNRAHFWDVSGVNALDKVVLKFRREGAQVELVGLNEASETIVDRFGVHDKPEEIERVLGGH from the coding sequence ATGTTTCCTTCGCTGCTCTCATCGACCAAAGCCGACTGGTTCGGCAACATACGTCGGGATATTCTCGCCGGCCTGGTAGTGGCCCTGGCTTTGATACCCGAAGCCATTGCTTTCTCGATTATCGCGGGCGTTGACCCCAGGGTCGGACTCTACGCCTCTTTCTGTATCGCCGTTGTGATTGCATTTGTCGGCGGTCGCCCGGGAATGATCTCCGCTGCCACCGGGGCCATGGCTCTGCTGATGGTGACCCTGGTGAAAGAACACGGGTTGCAATATCTGCTTGCGGCAACCTTATTGACGGGGGTGCTGCAGATTATTGCGGGTTACCTGAAGCTGGGCAGCTTAATGAGTTTTGTCTCCCGGGCTGTGGTGACAGGGTTCGTCAATGCCCTGGCAATATTGATATTCCTGGCGCAAATGCCGGAATTGATCGGCGGCACCTGGGAAGTCTATGCAATGACTGCGGCCGGTCTGGGGATTATTTACCTGTTCCCTTATATTCCCGTGATCGGCAAAGCTGTGCCATCACCGCTGGTGTGTATTCTGCTCCTCACCGCAGTGGCAGTGACTATGGGATTGGATATTCGCACTGTCGGCGATATGGGTGAGCTGCCGGATACTCTGCCTGTTTTCCTCTGGCCAGAAGTTCCGCTTAACTTTGAAACCTTACAGATTATCTTTCCCTACTCCGCAGGTCTGGCCGTTGTGGGCTTGCTGGAATCCCTGATGACGGCGACGATTGTCGACGACCTGACCGATACTACCAGTGACAAAAACCGAGAGTGTAAAGGTCAGGGTATTGCCAATATTGCTGCGGGTACCCTGGGCGGTATGGCTGGCTGTGCCATGATCGGCCAGTCTGTTATTAATGTAAAATCCGGTGGCCGCGGCCGTCTTTCCACTCTGGTGGCCGGTATCGGTCTGCTGACCCTGGTAGTGTTTATCAGTGACTGGGTTGCGGTGATCCCCATGGCGGCGCTGGTGGCAGTCATGATTATGGTTTCTATCGGCACCTTTGACTGGAGTTCCATCCGCAACCTGAAGCACTACCCACTCTCTACAAATTTGGTAATGCTGGCGACTGTGGTTGTGGTAGTGTGGACTCACAACCTGGCCTATGGTGTATTTGTCGGTGTGCTGTTGGCATCGCTCTTCTTTGCCAACAAAGTCAGTCACTTTATGTATGTGAGCAGCTCCCTGGATGAAAAGCAGAGTCGCCGCACTTACAAGGTCATTGGGCAGGTATTTTTCAATTCAGCCGATAAGTTTACCGCTTCATTTGATTTCAAAGAGGTGGTGGATACGGTGGTGATCGACCTCAATCGCGCGCACTTCTGGGATGTTTCCGGGGTTAATGCGCTGGATAAGGTGGTGCTTAAGTTCCGCCGCGAGGGAGCACAAGTTGAGCTGGTAGGACTGAATGAAGCCAGTGAAACGATCGTCGACCGTTTCGGCGTACACGATAAGCCCGAGGAAATAGAGCGGGTTCTTGGAGGACATTGA
- a CDS encoding universal stress protein: MAVSNSENNNENTPLILSCIDGSHYTGAVCDYSAWLARSLQAPLKLLHNIERSSVPAVTDFTGSIGLGSQEELLEELTALEQQRAQLMVQQGKLMLQAARSRAEDAGVQNIKACQRHDSLTESVVEMEDSIRALVLGIRGEEHGDSERGLGAHLETVVRSLHRPILVVNRDFKEPSKVMLAYDGSEASRKALSMVAESPLFRELSCHLVYVGPAETAEKLLAEASEILDSAGLACTASNLTGNTVEALVAYQTEHQIDLTIMGAFSHNRLHDLLMGSITVKMLLKTRQPLLLLR; the protein is encoded by the coding sequence ATGGCCGTCAGCAACAGCGAAAATAACAACGAGAACACTCCCTTGATACTCTCTTGTATCGATGGCTCTCATTACACTGGAGCGGTGTGTGATTACTCGGCCTGGCTGGCCAGGAGCCTGCAAGCACCGTTAAAGCTGTTGCACAACATCGAAAGAAGCAGTGTCCCTGCTGTAACCGATTTTACCGGTAGTATCGGCCTGGGAAGCCAGGAAGAATTGCTGGAAGAGTTAACTGCGCTGGAGCAGCAGCGGGCGCAGTTGATGGTGCAGCAGGGCAAACTGATGCTACAGGCCGCCCGCAGTCGCGCCGAAGATGCCGGTGTGCAAAATATCAAAGCCTGCCAGCGTCACGATAGCCTGACAGAATCAGTGGTGGAAATGGAAGACTCCATTCGCGCACTGGTGTTGGGAATTCGCGGTGAAGAGCACGGGGATTCCGAGCGGGGACTCGGTGCTCACCTGGAGACAGTGGTGCGCTCACTACACAGGCCGATTCTCGTGGTCAATCGGGACTTCAAAGAGCCCAGCAAGGTGATGCTTGCCTACGATGGCAGTGAGGCCTCGCGCAAGGCTTTGTCGATGGTTGCAGAGAGCCCACTGTTTCGCGAACTCTCCTGTCATCTTGTCTATGTAGGACCTGCCGAAACTGCGGAGAAATTGTTGGCTGAGGCCTCGGAAATACTGGATTCTGCGGGGCTCGCCTGTACTGCCAGCAATCTTACCGGCAATACAGTTGAAGCATTGGTGGCCTACCAAACCGAGCACCAGATTGATCTAACCATAATGGGGGCTTTCAGCCACAACCGCTTGCATGACCTTCTTATGGGAAGCATCACCGTTAAAATGTTGTTGAAAACTCGTCAGCCCCTGTTGCTGTTGCGGTAG
- a CDS encoding aminotransferase class V-fold PLP-dependent enzyme: MTDLIKHIRDSVIGDMQAIVTPFGKRPLVYADYTASGRALIFIEETIRQQVLPFYANTHSESSYTGAHTTALREQAREEIRQAVNASDNHKVIFCGSGATAAINKLIDILNLRLPADLDRQHQLLSRIPEHDRPVIFIGPYEHHSNELPWRESIADLIAIPLDQSGRLDLEVLESELRAHAHRPLKIGSFSAASNVTGIKTDVDAVTALLKKHGALSFWDYAAAAPYVQINMQGPATPDSHYQKDAVFISPHKFIGGPGTPGILVVHEDLLKNSVPATPGGGTVLYVTPEDHRYLEDAERSEEGGTPAIIESIRAGMVFKLQQTVGTKEIGRRETQFLQRALQRWSKEKAIEILGNTDSARLSIISLRIKWNNKDLHYGFVVALLNDLFGIQVRGGCSCAGPYGHALLGINMAHSKSLEEQILQGHKVLRPGWIRLNFNYFISEEVFKYLLEAVALVAKYGWRLLPFYYFDPLTGVWRYQDKKMSTSLDISQLTFTEADTKRGQENLCNLDLNDYLAIGEKELRKAGREAHFYDLRLPDEAESLRWFASPREAAQAL, from the coding sequence ATGACAGACCTGATAAAGCACATCCGCGACTCGGTAATCGGCGATATGCAAGCAATCGTAACGCCATTTGGAAAACGTCCTCTGGTGTACGCCGATTACACAGCTTCCGGTCGTGCGCTGATATTTATCGAAGAGACTATCCGCCAGCAGGTACTGCCCTTCTATGCCAATACCCACAGCGAGAGCTCCTATACAGGTGCCCATACCACCGCGCTACGGGAGCAGGCCCGTGAAGAAATTCGTCAGGCAGTCAACGCCAGCGATAACCATAAAGTGATTTTTTGTGGTTCTGGTGCAACAGCCGCGATCAACAAATTGATCGATATTCTCAACTTGCGCCTGCCCGCAGACCTGGATAGGCAACACCAGCTCTTAAGTAGAATTCCCGAACATGATCGCCCGGTTATTTTTATCGGCCCATACGAGCACCATTCCAATGAACTCCCCTGGCGAGAGAGCATTGCCGACTTGATCGCTATTCCACTGGATCAAAGTGGCAGACTTGACCTTGAAGTGCTGGAATCAGAACTGCGTGCCCATGCCCATAGACCACTTAAAATCGGCAGTTTTTCTGCGGCCTCTAACGTAACTGGAATCAAAACAGATGTAGATGCAGTGACTGCACTCCTTAAAAAACACGGAGCTTTATCTTTTTGGGACTACGCCGCCGCAGCACCCTATGTGCAAATTAATATGCAAGGGCCAGCAACGCCGGATAGCCACTACCAAAAGGATGCCGTGTTTATCTCCCCGCACAAATTCATCGGGGGACCTGGCACCCCAGGTATTCTGGTTGTACACGAAGATCTGCTGAAAAATTCGGTACCTGCTACACCGGGAGGCGGTACCGTCCTTTATGTCACGCCGGAAGATCACCGCTATCTGGAAGACGCCGAGCGCAGTGAAGAGGGCGGCACCCCAGCCATTATCGAGTCGATCAGGGCCGGAATGGTCTTCAAACTTCAACAGACGGTGGGCACAAAAGAGATTGGTCGACGTGAAACCCAATTTTTACAGCGGGCACTGCAACGCTGGTCGAAGGAGAAGGCCATTGAGATACTCGGCAATACTGACTCCGCGCGACTATCCATCATCTCCCTGCGAATTAAATGGAACAATAAGGACCTTCACTACGGTTTTGTGGTGGCATTGCTCAATGACCTGTTTGGTATTCAGGTTCGCGGAGGCTGCTCCTGTGCCGGTCCCTATGGGCACGCTTTATTGGGCATCAATATGGCACACAGTAAATCCCTGGAAGAGCAAATCCTGCAAGGTCACAAGGTACTGAGGCCCGGCTGGATAAGGCTCAATTTTAACTATTTTATCAGCGAGGAAGTCTTTAAATACTTATTGGAGGCAGTAGCCTTGGTTGCTAAATACGGTTGGAGGTTATTGCCGTTTTATTATTTTGACCCACTCACCGGCGTATGGCGATATCAGGATAAGAAAATGAGCACATCGCTTGATATCTCTCAGCTGACATTTACCGAGGCAGATACAAAACGAGGACAGGAAAACCTGTGCAACTTAGATCTTAATGACTATTTAGCGATAGGGGAAAAAGAGCTTCGCAAGGCTGGTCGCGAAGCCCATTTCTACGATTTAAGGCTACCCGATGAGGCAGAATCCTTACGCTGGTTTGCCAGTCCCCGGGAAGCGGCCCAGGCACTTTAG
- a CDS encoding Lrp/AsnC family transcriptional regulator yields MTEGLSKLDRAILELLQADATLSVGDIAERVGMSKSACWRRIHRLEDEGVICDRVTLLDQQKLNLPLTVYISIRTNQHNDQWAARFGELVQGVAEILEVHRMSGDLDYLIKAVVTDMPGYDRLYKELIKADLFDVSSSFVMETMKQTTRLPLNHALSK; encoded by the coding sequence ATGACTGAAGGATTAAGCAAACTGGACAGGGCAATACTCGAGCTGTTGCAGGCTGATGCGACCCTGTCAGTGGGGGATATTGCCGAGCGGGTTGGGATGTCCAAGTCGGCGTGCTGGCGCCGCATTCACCGTCTTGAGGATGAGGGGGTGATTTGTGACAGAGTTACCCTCCTTGATCAGCAAAAACTGAACTTGCCGCTGACAGTCTATATCTCAATTCGTACCAATCAGCACAACGATCAGTGGGCCGCCCGTTTTGGCGAATTGGTACAGGGGGTGGCTGAAATTCTTGAGGTTCATCGCATGAGTGGAGATCTGGACTATCTGATCAAAGCGGTAGTCACCGATATGCCTGGCTACGATCGTCTCTATAAGGAACTGATCAAGGCCGACCTGTTTGATGTCAGCTCCAGTTTTGTTATGGAGACGATGAAGCAGACAACCCGTTTACCGCTAAATCATGCATTGTCCAAATAA
- a CDS encoding DUF2238 domain-containing protein, producing MQTFLRQHWFRLFLLTTFAITWAWSAWEPLHPDDWLLENYLVFAALPVILISARNFPLSNISYTLITIFMCLHVIGSHYTYAETPFGYTLQEWLGSDRNMYDRLVHFSFGLLLAYPVREILVRLAQLRGFWAYFFPVDVTFALSSIYEIIEWQAAKAVSPELGAAFLGSQGDIWDAQKDMLLAGLGSITTMLVVLALNLWLNSNAWSEIRNSLKAPPGDSALGETRLRHWWSNRRG from the coding sequence ATGCAGACTTTCCTTCGCCAACACTGGTTCCGCCTGTTCTTATTGACCACATTTGCCATTACCTGGGCCTGGTCTGCCTGGGAACCCCTGCACCCCGATGACTGGTTGCTGGAGAACTACCTGGTATTTGCCGCTCTACCGGTCATTTTGATCAGTGCACGGAATTTTCCCTTATCGAATATCTCCTATACATTGATCACCATCTTCATGTGCCTTCATGTGATCGGCTCTCACTACACCTATGCCGAAACGCCTTTTGGCTACACCTTGCAGGAATGGCTGGGCTCCGATCGCAATATGTACGACCGCCTGGTGCATTTCAGCTTTGGCCTTCTCCTGGCGTATCCGGTGCGAGAGATTCTTGTGCGCCTGGCTCAGCTGCGTGGATTCTGGGCCTATTTCTTCCCGGTAGACGTGACTTTTGCGCTCTCTTCAATCTACGAAATCATCGAGTGGCAAGCGGCGAAAGCTGTCTCTCCAGAATTGGGCGCAGCCTTCCTCGGTTCTCAAGGAGATATCTGGGATGCGCAAAAAGACATGTTGCTGGCGGGGCTCGGCTCTATCACCACTATGCTGGTGGTACTCGCCCTGAACTTGTGGTTGAACTCCAACGCCTGGAGTGAGATTCGCAACAGTCTTAAGGCCCCCCCGGGTGACAGCGCCCTGGGAGAAACCCGATTGCGCCACTGGTGGAGTAATCGACGCGGCTAG
- a CDS encoding tRNA-(ms[2]io[6]A)-hydroxylase translates to MFELRFHTPKSWAQVVLADFDRFLQDHAAAEKKASGMAVSMFSHYPDKPVLVEAMINLALEEMNHFRQVIRIMHDRGIYQAPDAKDPYINALRQLIRRGPDEYLMDRLLTAAIIEARGYERFGLVAEALPAGPLKTFYRVITDSEARHHELFVELALEYFPREKVEARLSELLDEEAAITAALPHRAALH, encoded by the coding sequence ATGTTTGAACTGCGATTTCACACCCCCAAATCCTGGGCTCAAGTAGTGCTCGCCGACTTTGATCGATTCCTGCAGGACCATGCTGCCGCAGAGAAAAAGGCCTCCGGCATGGCGGTATCCATGTTCTCCCACTACCCCGACAAGCCCGTTTTAGTGGAAGCCATGATCAACCTGGCACTGGAAGAAATGAACCACTTCCGCCAGGTTATCAGGATTATGCATGATCGAGGGATCTACCAGGCACCGGATGCGAAAGATCCGTATATCAACGCCCTGCGCCAACTGATTCGCCGGGGGCCAGATGAATACTTGATGGACCGCCTGCTCACCGCAGCGATCATTGAAGCGCGGGGGTACGAGCGCTTTGGACTGGTGGCTGAGGCACTGCCAGCTGGCCCCCTGAAGACCTTCTACCGGGTCATCACCGATAGTGAAGCTCGCCACCACGAACTATTTGTCGAACTCGCGCTGGAGTACTTTCCCCGCGAAAAAGTGGAAGCGAGGCTATCTGAATTACTCGACGAGGAAGCCGCGATTACTGCCGCACTCCCACACCGCGCGGCATTGCATTAG
- a CDS encoding acyl-CoA thioesterase, whose amino-acid sequence MKYYSRHCVKPGDLNPAQRLFGGQLLSWIDEEAAIFAGCQMGTPMLVTKLMSEIDFVSSACCGDVVEFGFEVVGIGQTSLTVHCEVRNKQSQQLIVQVDQIVFVALDANGKPTPHAKAGMSLEQARIVTQQEREVRERRIAS is encoded by the coding sequence GTGAAATACTATTCGCGACACTGTGTGAAACCCGGAGACCTCAATCCCGCTCAGCGCCTGTTCGGCGGACAGCTACTGTCCTGGATTGATGAGGAAGCGGCAATCTTTGCCGGCTGCCAGATGGGTACTCCGATGCTGGTCACCAAACTGATGTCGGAAATTGACTTCGTCAGCTCCGCTTGCTGCGGTGATGTGGTGGAGTTTGGATTCGAGGTGGTTGGTATCGGCCAAACCTCGCTCACAGTCCATTGCGAGGTTCGCAACAAACAGTCACAACAGCTGATTGTGCAAGTGGACCAAATTGTTTTTGTCGCGCTGGACGCAAATGGCAAGCCCACCCCTCATGCAAAGGCCGGCATGTCCCTGGAACAGGCCCGAATTGTTACTCAACAAGAGCGGGAGGTTCGCGAACGCAGAATTGCCAGCTGA